From Alkalicoccobacillus plakortidis:
CATAACGCTCACCAAAACGACTGAATGCGCGTGTAAAGCCAAGTAGTTTCACAAAAGAGGTCACAATAATTAAGGCATACAAAGGTGTTAAGAGAAATGCTTTTGAGATGAGATAGCCGCTAGCAGCAAACATTCCGATTGCCGCAATTCCTGCGATAAAACCGAACAGGATTGAATAGAGAATATCCTTCTTTTCAGTTAATACTAATTTACATATAGCCGCTAAATCTCTCATGAAGCACTCTCCCCTCTTTGCACTGTGACCATTTCCTGATACTCAGCTACCTTTTCATACAGTTCATCGTGACTGCCAATGGCCTTAAGCTGTCCTTCTTTTATAAAGAGAATTTGGTCTGCATCCTTGATGGTATAGAGTCGATGCGCCACAGTGATGATTGTCGCTTGCTTAGACAGCTGCTGAATGGACTGTTGCAATAATCTTTCCGTTTCTAGATCAAGACCGTTTGTTGGTTCATCAAAGAGAATGATAGACGGCTCTTTTAAAAAGGCACGTGCTAACGCGACCCGCTGCTTTTCTCCACCTGATAAGCCACGTCCTCCCTCACCAATCAGTGTGTTTGCTCCGTCCTTTAAGTTTCGAATCATGCCACTCAATCCAGCTCGTTCTATGGCTCGATCCAACTCTTCTTGTGTAAACGAACGACCGCCTTCAATTGCAATATTCTCAGCAATTGTTCCTGAAAAGAGATAAGGATTTTGGGAGATGTAACTCAATTGATTAAACCAACTTTTTTCTTCGTACTCAGATAAGGGTTTACCGTCTACCATCACTTGACCATTCGTAGGTCTAATTAATCCAGCGATTAACTGTAATAACGTTGTCTTACCCGATCCACTAGGACCAACAATCGCTAATTTGCAATATGGGCTAACCTCTGTGTTCATTGTCTCTAGTTGAAATTTCTCTTCTCCATAGCTATAGCTTAGTTGGCGTAATGAAAGCTTAGGCGGCGTCATCTTCTTCTCAAGTGGCGCGTCACCCCAAGTCACTGTCTCCTCTTCTCGAGCCAAGCTCTTCATCAACCTTTTTTGCAGCGCCAATACTTGCTCGTCCGTTATGAAAGGCACTTCCAAGCTCTTTCAGTGATGAATAGAATTCTGGCACAAGAATCATCACAAAGAAGCCAGTAAAGAAGGTTAACTGATCATAGATAATGATTTGAATGACAAGCTCCAACGCAATAATACCAATGCTAAGCATGGAGATAATCTCCAACATGAATGTTTGTGTGAAGGCTACTTTCAAGATTGCCATTGTTGCATCTCTAAATCCCAAACTACTCTTCAAAATCGTCTGTTTCTGTTGATTGGCACGCCCAAATAACTTAAGAGTAGTTAATCCCTGTAACGAATCAAGAAAACGCCCGGAAAAAGAAGCAAGCTTCTCCACCTGTTCTTCCGACTTGTCCCTCGTCTGCAGACCAACAATGATCATAAAGAGTGGAATAAATGGAGCTGTTACAAGCATAATTAAGCCTGAGTTATGATGCTGAGATGCCACAACCACAAGGATTAAGATGGGCACAAAGGCAGTCTGCATCAGCTGCGGTATATACTGACTGAAATACCCGTCAATCTCATCAACGGCATCTGTCACCACACTGATTTTTCTTCCCGACTGTCCTTGTTTGGAAGCAAGAAATGAAAGCGATGCGTATTTCTTTAGAAATTCACCACGATACTCACTCTTTACTTTTGTAGCTAACTTTAGTCCAGATCGTCTACTAAGATAGATAAACAATGATCGTGCGCACAAACAAAGAAGCAGCCACAGTAAATCAACCAAAACCTCATCAAAGGATTTCCCTTGTAGAAATACACCGTCTACAATCTTCACAAGGAAATAAGCCTGTCCCACAATCGATAGCCCAATCAAAACAGCAGAGATCAAAAGAAAGATCATTCTTTTTTTATATGAAAATGCACGCTCTTTTAATGTACGCATGATTCACCAGTCCTATCTACCTGCTAATCTATTTCTTTCCTTTCACATAATCCGCATCAAACAAGAACAACTTCATCAGTAGCATGAGAGAAGGAATAAGCAATAATAATCCACCAATAAAAGCAATGATTAATGCTAATCCCATCGTTTCATTTGTTGCAGCATCACTAATGGTTACATACGGATAGAGTAGATATGGATAGTGTCCGATCCCATATGCAAAAAAGGCCGTTAGAAATTGCAGCATGATACTCACAAATGCTAAACCATAATACTTGCCTCTATAGATCAACCACATCGCAATCATAAAAAATCCGACTGAGAGCCCAAGCAGCCACCAAAGATCCATCATATTCGAAAAGTGACGTTCGTTATGCTGACTAATCGCAATAAAGGCCGTTAAGGCAGACACAATCATTGGAGTTCCCCAGAATAGCGTATATCCTCTCACTATTTTTAATGATTCCGTATCCTGAGCTCGATTCGCATAAAACGAAAGGAATGCCGCACTAATAAATAGCACAGAGACAATAGCAAGTACTACAATACTCCATGAAAGTGGGCTACTGAATAACTCTGCAAATTGCAGCGAGACCGTACCGTTCTCCTCCACAATAAATCCACCCTCAGATAAGGTTAATGCTACGGATAAGGAAGCTGGAATGAATAACCCTGTAGCCCCGTAAAGGAACATGTAGATATTACTTTTCTTTGCCCCATAATTATGAAACGCATAAAAGGATCCACGGATAGCCAAGAGAATGATCGAAATACTCGCTGGCACCAGTAACGCTGTTCCGTAGTAGTAAGCAGTGTCAGGAAAAAATCCAATAATGCCAACAAAAAAGAAAACAAAAAAGACATTTGTGACTTCCCATACTGGTGATAAGTATCTCGATATTAATTGATTCATAATGTGATCTTTTTTTGTGAGCTTTGCATAATAAGCAAAGAAACCAGCACCAAAATCAACAGAGGCTACAATGATATAACCGTATAAGAAAATCCAAAGTACGGAAATTCCAATCATCTCATAGCTCATCATTTTCACGCTCCTCTTTTACTGGATACTGTCTCTCAAGCTCTGCTTCCACTGGATTCTGTCGGAATAGCTTAGTTAATGTTGTCAAACAGACGATTGCAAGAACAATATACAACCCTAAGAATAAGAAGAACATTAAGCCAAGATACGGAGAGGTGGTAGCACCCTCTGCAACGGTCATATAACCTCTAATAATCCACGGCTGTCTTCCAACCTCCGCATAAATCCAACCAAATTCAACAGCTAAAAATGCGAGTGGTCCAGTACTAACAATCATCAGTAGCATCGGTTTACTTAGCTCATTCCATTTCTTAAGTTTCTTTAAAACAAAGTAGAAGAATGATACTGCTACCAAAACCATGCCAATCACAGCCATGAAATCAAACATATAGTGAACCCATAGTGGAGGAGTTTCATCTTCAGGAAACTGATCCAACCCAATCACTTCACTATTAAAATCATTGTGTGCCAAAAAGCTTAATGCTCCTGGAATACGTATGACCCCAGTCGGTTCATTGTCTTCATTCAACCAACCAAATAGAATCAAATCTGCATTTTTCTCCGTTTCAAAATGCCACTCAGCGGCAGCTAGCTTTTCCGGTTGATGTTCAGCTAGAAACTTTGCAGATGTATCTCCTGATAACAAGTTAATTGCCCCAAAAACAAATGCCACAGCAAGCATAAGATTTAATGCTTTTTTGTGATAGCTAGAAGCCCCTTTTTTTAGGATCATAAAAGCAGCAATCGCAGCTAATAAAATGGCACAGGTTAAATACGAAGAAGTTAACACGTGAAAGACCTTAGAAGGAGTAGCGAGACTAAACATCGCCTCAATGGGATTCACCTCGGAGAGATCTCCGCCTTCTAATACAAATCCCGCCGGTGTGTTCATAAAAGAATTCACTGTTGTAATAAAAATGGCTGAAAACATCGAACCAATGACTACTGGTATAGAGAGCAACCAGTGGATGATTGGGTTCTTAAACCTGTCCCATGTATATAGATAGATACCTAAGAAAATGGCTTCAAAGAAAAAAGCAAATACCTCCATAAATAAAGGCAAAGCAATAACATTCCCTGCAACCCGCATAAAGTTAGGCCAAACAAGTGATAGCTGCAAACCAATGGCTGTACCCGTTACCACACCAATGGCGACCGTAATCACAAACCCTCTCGCCCATCGTTTAGCCAGGATATAATGCCTATCCTTCTTCTTGATTCCAACGAACTCAGCTATACAAATCATTAAAGGCACACCCACACCTATCGTCGCAAAAATGACATGAAATCCAAGCGTCATAGCTGTAATTAAGCGACTCAGTAATACCGTATCCATCTCCATTTACTCTTCCTCCTGACAATCAAACAGGACCACACAAAAGTTTGTGATCTATTGAGCATATTCTAATACTACTTTGTTAAATATGGGTGAAGTTTAGTAAAAGTTTGATAGATCGACACATCTTTTCGACAAATTTTTTGAACGACATAAATAGAAAAACAGGCAGGAATACATGCGCCCCTGCCTGTTAAGCGTACTCATTATTTAAACCACTGTGTCACTTTTCCTTTTCCATCTTCTGTCTCTACTTTCGCATATGCACCATTAATCAGTGTTAGCTGCGGCGGAACATGTCCACAGTCAATCTCATAGATAACCGGCACACCTA
This genomic window contains:
- a CDS encoding ABC transporter ATP-binding protein, whose amino-acid sequence is MTWGDAPLEKKMTPPKLSLRQLSYSYGEEKFQLETMNTEVSPYCKLAIVGPSGSGKTTLLQLIAGLIRPTNGQVMVDGKPLSEYEEKSWFNQLSYISQNPYLFSGTIAENIAIEGGRSFTQEELDRAIERAGLSGMIRNLKDGANTLIGEGGRGLSGGEKQRVALARAFLKEPSIILFDEPTNGLDLETERLLQQSIQQLSKQATIITVAHRLYTIKDADQILFIKEGQLKAIGSHDELYEKVAEYQEMVTVQRGESAS
- a CDS encoding ABC transporter transmembrane domain-containing protein, which produces MRTLKERAFSYKKRMIFLLISAVLIGLSIVGQAYFLVKIVDGVFLQGKSFDEVLVDLLWLLLCLCARSLFIYLSRRSGLKLATKVKSEYRGEFLKKYASLSFLASKQGQSGRKISVVTDAVDEIDGYFSQYIPQLMQTAFVPILILVVVASQHHNSGLIMLVTAPFIPLFMIIVGLQTRDKSEEQVEKLASFSGRFLDSLQGLTTLKLFGRANQQKQTILKSSLGFRDATMAILKVAFTQTFMLEIISMLSIGIIALELVIQIIIYDQLTFFTGFFVMILVPEFYSSLKELGSAFHNGRASIGAAKKVDEELGSRRGDSDLG
- a CDS encoding cytochrome d ubiquinol oxidase subunit II; translation: MSYEMIGISVLWIFLYGYIIVASVDFGAGFFAYYAKLTKKDHIMNQLISRYLSPVWEVTNVFFVFFFVGIIGFFPDTAYYYGTALLVPASISIILLAIRGSFYAFHNYGAKKSNIYMFLYGATGLFIPASLSVALTLSEGGFIVEENGTVSLQFAELFSSPLSWSIVVLAIVSVLFISAAFLSFYANRAQDTESLKIVRGYTLFWGTPMIVSALTAFIAISQHNERHFSNMMDLWWLLGLSVGFFMIAMWLIYRGKYYGLAFVSIMLQFLTAFFAYGIGHYPYLLYPYVTISDAATNETMGLALIIAFIGGLLLLIPSLMLLMKLFLFDADYVKGKK
- a CDS encoding cytochrome ubiquinol oxidase subunit I — its product is MEMDTVLLSRLITAMTLGFHVIFATIGVGVPLMICIAEFVGIKKKDRHYILAKRWARGFVITVAIGVVTGTAIGLQLSLVWPNFMRVAGNVIALPLFMEVFAFFFEAIFLGIYLYTWDRFKNPIIHWLLSIPVVIGSMFSAIFITTVNSFMNTPAGFVLEGGDLSEVNPIEAMFSLATPSKVFHVLTSSYLTCAILLAAIAAFMILKKGASSYHKKALNLMLAVAFVFGAINLLSGDTSAKFLAEHQPEKLAAAEWHFETEKNADLILFGWLNEDNEPTGVIRIPGALSFLAHNDFNSEVIGLDQFPEDETPPLWVHYMFDFMAVIGMVLVAVSFFYFVLKKLKKWNELSKPMLLMIVSTGPLAFLAVEFGWIYAEVGRQPWIIRGYMTVAEGATTSPYLGLMFFLFLGLYIVLAIVCLTTLTKLFRQNPVEAELERQYPVKEERENDEL